One genomic region from Cellulomonas fengjieae encodes:
- a CDS encoding ATP-binding cassette domain-containing protein, with product MTKETFVHDAIRIRGGRENNLKAVDVDVPKRQITVFTGVSGSGKSSLAFDTIAAESQRLLNETHSAFIQNFLPQSPQPEADELTGLTASIVVDQQPMGGSSRSTVGTATDTYAGMRRVWARMGVPNLGTPIAFSFNDPRGMCLDCEGIGSVAAIDEDALVDPAKSLLEGAIDFPNFQVDSWYWKVYAECGFYPADQPVGTFTPEQRRMLLYGPDEAPKKGTKVAVSGMSLTYEALVPKLKRLVLTKNPEQLQPHARAAVERISTRGPCPACGGSRLNEAARDSLVGGRSIAECADMQVSDLAPVIRGLESPEHRPMLDDLADRLDALVHIGLGYLSLSRESTSLSGGESQRVKMVRHLGSALTDITYVFDEPSVGLHPHDVHRMNELLVALRAKGNTVLVVEHKPEVIEIADHIIDLGPGAGGAGGEVVYAGDLEGLRTSGTLTGNHLTSHQPLKTDVRSPTGVLSVQGATLHNLQDVSVDIPRGVLTVVTGVAGSGKSSLIRGVLPKRFPEVVVVDQATTRGSRRSNSATYTGMLDTIRKLFAKANGVKPALFSANSEGACPECGGLGIIYTDLGNFEPMKSTCELCGGRRYTEEVLGYTLRGQSIADVLEMSVVEAKAFFTDRSEKALAGTLAAMDDVGIGYLTLGQPLSTLSGGERQRLKLAIELASPADVYVLDEPTTGLHMSDVDRLIGLIDRFVDAGSTVIVIEHNLDVISRADHVLDLGPGAGAQGGRVVFAGPPAELVHVGESLTGEHLARRHALPRPAG from the coding sequence ATGACGAAGGAGACATTCGTGCACGACGCGATCCGGATCCGCGGTGGTCGGGAGAACAACCTCAAGGCCGTGGACGTCGACGTCCCCAAGCGCCAGATCACCGTGTTCACGGGCGTGTCCGGCTCCGGCAAGTCGTCGCTGGCGTTCGACACCATCGCGGCCGAGAGCCAGCGGCTGCTGAACGAGACGCACTCCGCGTTCATCCAGAACTTCCTGCCGCAGTCGCCGCAGCCCGAGGCCGACGAGCTCACCGGGCTGACCGCGTCGATCGTCGTGGACCAGCAGCCGATGGGCGGCTCGTCGCGTTCGACGGTCGGCACCGCGACGGACACCTACGCCGGGATGCGCCGCGTGTGGGCGCGGATGGGGGTGCCGAACCTGGGGACGCCCATCGCGTTCTCGTTCAACGACCCCCGCGGCATGTGTCTCGACTGCGAGGGCATCGGCTCGGTCGCCGCCATCGACGAGGACGCCCTGGTCGACCCGGCGAAGTCGCTGCTGGAGGGGGCGATCGACTTCCCGAACTTCCAGGTCGACTCCTGGTACTGGAAGGTCTACGCCGAGTGCGGCTTCTACCCGGCCGACCAGCCGGTCGGGACGTTCACACCCGAGCAGCGTCGGATGCTGCTCTACGGTCCCGACGAGGCGCCGAAGAAGGGCACCAAGGTCGCCGTCTCCGGGATGTCGCTGACCTACGAGGCGCTCGTCCCCAAGCTGAAGCGGCTCGTCCTGACCAAGAACCCGGAGCAGCTGCAGCCGCACGCGCGGGCCGCGGTCGAGCGCATCTCGACCCGCGGTCCGTGCCCTGCGTGCGGCGGCTCCCGGCTGAACGAGGCCGCGCGCGACTCCCTGGTGGGCGGCCGGTCCATCGCCGAGTGCGCGGACATGCAGGTCAGCGACCTCGCGCCGGTCATCCGCGGTCTGGAGTCCCCCGAGCACCGGCCCATGCTCGACGACCTGGCGGACCGGCTCGACGCGCTGGTGCACATCGGGCTCGGCTACCTCTCGCTCAGCCGGGAGTCCACCAGCCTGTCGGGCGGGGAGTCGCAGCGCGTGAAGATGGTGCGGCACCTCGGCTCGGCACTGACCGACATCACGTACGTGTTCGACGAGCCGTCGGTGGGGCTCCACCCGCACGACGTGCACCGGATGAACGAGCTGCTGGTCGCGCTGCGGGCCAAGGGCAACACCGTCCTCGTGGTGGAGCACAAGCCCGAGGTCATCGAGATCGCCGACCACATCATCGACCTGGGCCCCGGCGCCGGCGGCGCGGGCGGTGAGGTGGTCTACGCCGGCGACCTCGAGGGCCTGCGGACGTCGGGCACCCTGACCGGGAACCACCTGACCAGCCATCAGCCGCTGAAGACGGACGTGCGCTCCCCCACCGGTGTCCTGTCCGTGCAGGGCGCAACCCTGCACAACCTGCAGGACGTGTCGGTCGACATCCCGCGCGGCGTCCTCACCGTCGTCACCGGCGTGGCGGGCTCGGGCAAGAGCTCGTTGATCCGGGGCGTCCTGCCGAAGCGGTTCCCGGAGGTCGTCGTGGTCGACCAGGCCACCACCCGGGGGTCCCGCCGGTCCAACTCCGCGACGTACACGGGCATGCTCGACACCATCCGCAAGCTGTTCGCCAAGGCCAACGGCGTCAAGCCCGCCCTGTTCAGCGCCAACTCCGAGGGCGCCTGCCCGGAGTGCGGCGGTCTCGGCATCATCTACACCGACCTGGGCAACTTCGAGCCGATGAAGTCGACGTGCGAGCTGTGCGGCGGGCGTCGGTACACCGAGGAGGTGCTCGGGTACACGCTGCGCGGGCAGTCGATCGCGGACGTGCTGGAGATGTCGGTGGTCGAGGCGAAGGCGTTCTTCACGGACCGGTCGGAGAAGGCCCTGGCAGGGACGCTCGCCGCGATGGACGACGTCGGCATCGGCTACCTGACGCTCGGGCAGCCGCTGTCCACCCTGTCCGGTGGCGAACGCCAGCGGCTCAAGCTGGCCATCGAGCTGGCCTCCCCCGCCGACGTCTACGTCCTCGACGAGCCGACCACCGGGCTGCACATGTCCGACGTCGACCGGCTCATCGGCCTCATCGACCGGTTCGTCGACGCCGGGTCCACCGTGATCGTCATCGAGCACAACCTCGACGTGATCTCCCGCGCCGACCACGTGCTCGACCTCGGCCCCGGGGCCGGCGCGCAGGGCGGCCGGGTGGTGTTCGCCGGCCCGCCGGCCGAGCTGGTACACGTCGGCGAGTCACTCACCGGCGAGCACCTGGCCCGCCGGCACGCGCTGCCCCGGCCGGCTGGCTGA
- a CDS encoding MFS transporter has translation MSRIVDTVVPRRLGTGFRWLLASSWSSNLGDGIVLAAGPLLVASRTEDAFLVALAALLQWLPPLLFGLWAGALTDRLDRKRLVIVVDSVRALVLLLLAVAVAMDVASIALVLLAMFLLGTAETFADNASSTLVPMLVQRDDLALANSRIQAGFVTVNQLVGPPLGAFLFAAGQAWPFAADAVLVAAGAALVSRIALPPHRSEVRHTHIRHEIAEGVRWVRHHAAVRTLVLTIFIFNVTFGAAWSVLVLYTHERLGLGPVGFGLITTVMAAGGLLGTVSYGWITRRVSLANLMRVGLVVETLTHLALALTTTAWVAVPVFFVFGAHAFVWGTTSVTIRQRAVPTALQGRVGSVNLVGVFGGLVIGAGIGGLLAQSYGVTAPFWFAFVGSAIFVVLVWHQLRHVAHADEQDAPAA, from the coding sequence GTGAGCCGGATCGTCGACACCGTCGTCCCGCGCAGGCTGGGCACCGGGTTCAGGTGGCTGCTGGCCTCGTCGTGGAGCTCGAACCTCGGCGACGGCATCGTGCTGGCCGCAGGGCCGCTGCTCGTGGCGTCGCGGACCGAGGACGCGTTCCTCGTCGCCCTGGCGGCGCTGCTGCAGTGGCTGCCGCCACTGCTGTTCGGGCTGTGGGCCGGTGCGCTGACGGACCGGCTGGACCGCAAGCGGCTGGTGATCGTCGTCGACTCCGTGCGGGCGCTCGTCCTGCTCCTGCTGGCCGTCGCGGTGGCCATGGACGTCGCGTCGATCGCCCTGGTGCTGCTGGCCATGTTCCTGCTCGGCACCGCCGAGACGTTCGCCGACAACGCGTCGAGCACGCTGGTGCCGATGCTGGTGCAGCGCGACGACCTGGCGCTGGCGAACAGCCGCATCCAGGCCGGGTTCGTCACGGTCAACCAGCTGGTGGGTCCGCCGCTGGGGGCGTTCCTGTTCGCCGCGGGGCAGGCGTGGCCGTTCGCGGCGGACGCCGTGCTGGTCGCCGCCGGTGCCGCGCTGGTCTCGCGCATCGCGCTCCCGCCGCACCGGAGCGAGGTGCGGCACACGCACATCCGGCACGAGATCGCCGAGGGTGTGCGCTGGGTCCGGCACCACGCGGCGGTGCGGACGCTGGTGCTGACCATCTTCATCTTCAACGTGACGTTCGGGGCCGCGTGGTCGGTCCTGGTCCTGTACACCCACGAGCGGCTGGGGCTCGGGCCGGTCGGCTTCGGCCTCATCACCACCGTGATGGCGGCCGGCGGGCTCCTCGGCACCGTGTCCTACGGGTGGATCACGCGCCGCGTGAGCCTGGCCAACCTCATGCGGGTCGGGCTCGTCGTGGAGACCCTCACGCACCTGGCGCTCGCGCTGACGACCACTGCCTGGGTCGCGGTGCCGGTGTTCTTCGTGTTCGGCGCGCACGCGTTCGTGTGGGGGACGACATCGGTGACCATCCGGCAGCGGGCGGTCCCGACCGCGCTGCAGGGGCGGGTCGGCAGCGTGAACCTGGTCGGGGTGTTCGGTGGGCTGGTGATCGGGGCGGGCATCGGCGGGCTGCTCGCGCAGAGCTACGGGGTCACGGCGCCGTTCTGGTTCGCGTTCGTCGGCTCGGCGATCTTCGTCGTGCTCGTCTGGCACCAGCTGCGGCACGTCGCGCACGCCGACGAGCAGGACGCCCCGGCGGCTTGA
- a CDS encoding type II toxin-antitoxin system VapC family toxin, with amino-acid sequence MTRFVVDAGAALRLARTDTRVPAAHELLAPTLLRSQALSAMHEAAHRGELSPAVARDQLARLNRLKIRLLGDAVLRQVAWRIADDLGWESTYAAEYVALTRLQADYLVTLDEDLARAVEGVVPTAPFEALLDPTA; translated from the coding sequence ATGACCCGATTCGTCGTCGACGCCGGCGCCGCGCTCCGGCTCGCAAGGACCGACACACGCGTGCCTGCCGCGCACGAGCTCCTGGCACCGACGCTCCTGCGCTCGCAGGCGCTGTCCGCGATGCACGAGGCGGCCCACCGGGGCGAGCTCTCTCCTGCCGTCGCGCGGGATCAGCTGGCCCGGCTGAACCGGCTCAAGATCCGCCTGCTCGGCGACGCGGTGCTGCGGCAGGTGGCGTGGCGGATCGCCGACGACCTCGGCTGGGAGTCGACCTACGCCGCCGAGTACGTCGCGCTCACCCGGCTGCAGGCCGACTACCTGGTGACGCTGGACGAGGACCTCGCGCGGGCGGTCGAGGGTGTGGTGCCGACGGCGCCGTTCGAGGCCCTCCTGGATCCGACCGCGTGA
- a CDS encoding nitroreductase/quinone reductase family protein yields the protein MTSTALMRTLSWFHRAAVTLSRGRVGGTLVGLPSLELITVGRRSGRLRTSMLTAPLTLGDTLVIVASAGGNDQHPAWFLNLRDDPHVRVSVGGARAVDMLARVATPEEREELWPRIVAALPNYARYQERTSRVIPVVLLEPV from the coding sequence ATGACGAGCACCGCCCTGATGAGGACGCTGAGCTGGTTCCATCGCGCCGCGGTCACCCTCAGCCGCGGGCGGGTCGGCGGCACGCTCGTCGGCCTCCCCTCGCTCGAGCTCATCACGGTCGGGCGCAGGTCGGGCAGGCTGCGCACGTCGATGCTCACGGCGCCGCTCACGCTGGGCGACACCCTCGTGATCGTCGCGTCCGCCGGCGGGAACGACCAGCACCCCGCGTGGTTCCTCAACCTGCGCGACGACCCGCACGTGCGGGTCTCGGTGGGCGGGGCGCGCGCCGTCGACATGCTCGCGCGGGTGGCGACGCCGGAGGAGCGCGAGGAGCTCTGGCCCCGGATCGTCGCAGCCCTGCCCAACTACGCCCGGTACCAGGAGCGCACGTCCCGGGTGATCCCCGTGGTCCTGCTGGAGCCGGTCTGA
- a CDS encoding AAA family ATPase codes for MIQTLAVEGYRSLRALTVGLGNLTVVTGANGSGKTSVYRALRLLAEVARDGAVSSLAREGGMRSAVHAGRRTAGPVAVRLGVATEDLSYAIDLGLPQVGPFKLDPEIKSEVVWAGPVLRPSTVLTERTGSRVRTRDDDGAWTTVPLTVHPHESVMALLADPAATPDLFALREQARRWRFYDHLRTDTDSPARRPGVATYTPVLSPTGDDLAAALLTIQLTGDVDALQASVDVAFPGSRVLVEEDDGVCRVAMTQPGLRRALSAAELSDGTLTFLLLAAAAHATRPPDLLVLNEPESSLHPALMPAVAALVASAAERSQVLVVTHAGDLVRALRSADATTIDLVKDDGVTSVAGAGVLDGPAWNWPTR; via the coding sequence ATGATCCAGACGCTGGCCGTTGAGGGGTATCGCAGCCTGCGCGCGCTGACGGTGGGGCTCGGCAACCTCACGGTGGTCACCGGCGCGAACGGCAGCGGCAAGACGAGCGTCTACCGCGCGCTGCGCCTGCTCGCCGAGGTGGCCCGGGACGGTGCCGTGTCCTCGCTCGCGCGCGAGGGCGGGATGCGCTCCGCGGTGCACGCGGGCCGGCGCACGGCCGGTCCGGTCGCGGTGCGGCTCGGGGTCGCCACGGAGGACCTGTCGTACGCCATCGACCTGGGCCTGCCGCAGGTCGGCCCGTTCAAGCTGGACCCGGAGATCAAGTCCGAGGTCGTCTGGGCCGGTCCGGTGCTGCGACCGTCGACGGTGCTGACCGAGCGCACCGGGTCACGGGTGCGCACGCGCGACGACGACGGCGCCTGGACCACCGTGCCGCTCACGGTGCACCCGCACGAGTCGGTGATGGCGCTGCTCGCGGACCCGGCCGCCACCCCGGACCTGTTCGCGCTGCGCGAGCAGGCCAGGCGCTGGCGCTTCTACGACCACCTGCGCACCGACACCGACAGCCCCGCGCGCCGGCCGGGCGTCGCGACCTACACGCCGGTCCTGTCGCCGACCGGCGACGACCTCGCCGCGGCCCTCCTGACGATCCAGCTCACGGGCGACGTCGACGCGTTGCAGGCATCGGTGGACGTGGCGTTCCCCGGCTCGCGGGTGCTGGTCGAGGAGGACGACGGGGTCTGCCGGGTCGCGATGACGCAGCCGGGCCTGCGGCGGGCGCTGTCGGCGGCCGAGCTCTCCGACGGCACCCTCACGTTCCTGCTGCTGGCCGCCGCCGCGCACGCCACCCGCCCGCCGGACCTCCTGGTCCTCAACGAGCCGGAGTCCAGCCTGCACCCGGCGCTGATGCCCGCGGTCGCCGCGCTGGTCGCGTCGGCAGCGGAGCGCTCGCAGGTGCTCGTCGTCACGCACGCGGGGGACCTGGTCAGGGCGTTGCGCTCCGCGGACGCCACGACGATCGACCTGGTCAAGGACGACGGTGTGACGTCCGTGGCCGGTGCCGGGGTGCTCGACGGCCCGGCGTGGAACTGGCCCACGCGCTGA
- a CDS encoding class I SAM-dependent methyltransferase, protein MSVSRAEFWDGQAAGYDRTTAFLEPRLLAPARRWVADRVSGSTLEVGVGTGANLPYYADRATDVTLSDVSPAMLRAAGARAAALGLPVRMVPGDAAHLDLPSGSFDTVVCTFAMCCVDDELAVLRELARVLRPGGQLLVADHVESSARLGRGVQRVLDAVTPQSAGEHHRRRPVLLLDRAGLTLTEREASRWRLVERFAATR, encoded by the coding sequence ATGAGCGTGTCGCGCGCGGAGTTCTGGGACGGGCAGGCCGCCGGCTACGACCGCACCACCGCGTTCCTCGAGCCGAGGCTGTTGGCGCCCGCCCGGCGGTGGGTCGCCGACCGCGTCTCGGGCAGCACGCTCGAGGTCGGGGTCGGCACCGGGGCGAACCTGCCGTACTACGCCGACCGCGCCACGGACGTGACGCTGAGCGACGTCAGCCCGGCGATGCTGCGCGCGGCGGGCGCGCGGGCGGCGGCGCTCGGCCTGCCCGTCCGGATGGTGCCGGGCGACGCGGCCCACCTCGACCTGCCGTCGGGGTCGTTCGACACCGTGGTCTGCACGTTCGCGATGTGCTGCGTGGACGACGAGCTGGCGGTGCTGCGCGAGCTCGCGCGGGTGCTGCGACCGGGCGGCCAGTTGCTCGTGGCCGACCACGTGGAGTCGTCGGCGCGGCTGGGCCGCGGGGTGCAGCGCGTGCTCGACGCGGTGACGCCGCAGAGCGCGGGGGAGCACCACCGCCGGCGCCCCGTGCTGCTGCTGGACCGGGCCGGGCTGACGCTGACGGAGCGTGAGGCGTCGCGGTGGCGGCTCGTCGAACGGTTCGCCGCGACCCGGTAG
- a CDS encoding ABC transporter permease, with protein MTWALRDSWTVTLRDLGHWRRQPWGLLIGLAFPILLLLMFGYLLGGAIEVPGGYIDFLFPGMLAVTMAFGLETTMTAVSEDVQRGVTDRFRSLPMSRASVLLGRSTADMLASVVSLAVLLVAGLAIGWRVHEGVGKALAGVALLLLLRFAFLWVGIYLGLLFRGQGGVMAVQILVWPFVFLSNAFVPISTMPGWLQALSAWNPVTATVAATRELFGNPTVAASGWAAENVVLLAVLWPVVLSVVFATLAVRRWSRLGR; from the coding sequence ATGACCTGGGCGCTGCGCGACTCCTGGACCGTGACCCTGCGCGACCTCGGGCACTGGCGCCGCCAGCCGTGGGGCCTGCTGATCGGGCTCGCCTTCCCCATCCTGCTGCTGCTGATGTTCGGCTACCTGCTCGGCGGGGCGATCGAGGTCCCCGGCGGCTACATCGACTTCCTGTTCCCCGGCATGCTCGCCGTGACCATGGCGTTCGGGCTGGAGACCACCATGACCGCCGTGTCGGAGGACGTGCAGCGGGGGGTGACCGACCGGTTCCGGTCCCTGCCGATGTCCCGCGCCTCGGTGCTGCTGGGCCGGTCGACCGCGGACATGCTCGCGAGCGTGGTCAGCCTCGCGGTCCTGCTGGTCGCCGGGCTCGCGATCGGGTGGCGGGTCCACGAGGGCGTCGGCAAGGCCCTGGCCGGCGTCGCCCTGCTGCTGCTCCTGCGGTTCGCGTTCCTGTGGGTCGGCATCTACCTCGGCCTGCTGTTCCGCGGGCAGGGTGGCGTGATGGCCGTCCAGATCCTGGTGTGGCCGTTCGTCTTCCTCTCGAACGCGTTCGTGCCGATCTCCACGATGCCGGGCTGGCTGCAGGCCCTGTCGGCCTGGAACCCCGTCACGGCGACCGTCGCGGCCACGCGTGAGCTCTTCGGCAACCCGACCGTCGCGGCGAGCGGATGGGCCGCCGAGAACGTGGTCCTGCTCGCCGTGCTGTGGCCGGTCGTGCTGTCGGTGGTCTTTGCCACACTGGCCGTGCGCCGCTGGTCGCGGCTCGGTAGGTAG
- a CDS encoding SDR family oxidoreductase, with amino-acid sequence MPALEGRVVLVTGASRRIAIGAGVARRLVADGATVLLHSWSQHDADQPWGADEGGPEALVEELRAAGGTVEHVSMDLADPAAPHALVDAAHSAFGRLDAVVANHARSSGQALEQLTAEELDLSYAVNTRATLLLVQAFAARHDDAPGGRVLLFTSGQYRGAMPDELPYIASKAALHELTASLAVHLMPRGITVNCINPGPNDTGYADDATRAAVIAHSPAGRWSTPGDTARLVAWLLSDEADWITGQTIASDGGFSSR; translated from the coding sequence ATGCCCGCACTCGAGGGACGCGTCGTCCTGGTCACCGGCGCCAGCCGACGGATCGCGATCGGCGCGGGAGTCGCCCGTCGCCTGGTGGCCGACGGCGCCACCGTCCTGTTGCACTCCTGGTCCCAGCACGACGCCGACCAGCCGTGGGGTGCCGACGAGGGCGGACCCGAGGCTCTCGTCGAGGAGCTGCGCGCGGCGGGCGGAACGGTCGAGCACGTCTCGATGGACCTGGCCGACCCGGCTGCGCCGCACGCGCTCGTCGACGCGGCGCACTCCGCGTTCGGGCGCCTGGACGCTGTCGTCGCCAACCACGCCCGCAGTTCTGGGCAGGCGCTCGAGCAGCTCACCGCCGAGGAGCTCGACCTGTCGTACGCGGTGAACACCCGGGCCACCCTGCTGCTCGTCCAGGCGTTCGCGGCCCGGCACGACGACGCCCCCGGCGGGCGGGTCCTGCTGTTCACCTCCGGGCAGTACCGCGGTGCGATGCCCGACGAGCTGCCCTACATCGCGTCAAAGGCCGCGCTGCACGAGCTCACTGCGAGCCTGGCGGTGCACCTGATGCCCCGCGGGATCACGGTCAACTGCATCAACCCCGGCCCGAACGACACGGGCTACGCCGACGACGCGACCCGGGCCGCCGTGATCGCCCACAGCCCCGCCGGCCGCTGGAGCACTCCGGGTGACACAGCCCGACTGGTCGCGTGGCTCCTGAGCGACGAGGCCGACTGGATCACCGGCCAGACCATCGCGTCGGACGGCGGCTTCTCCTCGCGCTGA
- the arsB gene encoding ACR3 family arsenite efflux transporter: MSNQADLLVMGPPAPAPTPRLSTLDRWLPAWIGLAMVAGLLLGRFVPVVGDALQAVQVGGISVPIALGLLVMMYPVLAKVRYDRVGTVTGDTRLLVSSLVLNWVVGPVLMFALAWLLLPDLAEYRTGLIIVGLARCIAMVVIWNDLACGDRDAAAVLVALNSVFQVVAFSVLGYFYLTVLPGWLGLDTQGLDVSMGQIALNVLVFLGIPLAAGFASRWIGERRRGRDWYESVFVPRVGPWALYGLLFTIVLLFALQGDAIARNPLDVVRIAVPLLAYFALMWSVGMVVGRVLDLGYARSTTLAFTAAGNNFELAIAVAIGTFGAASGQALAGVVGPLIEVPVLVGLVYVSLWLARRWPTPRSRS; encoded by the coding sequence ATGTCGAACCAGGCCGATCTGCTCGTGATGGGCCCCCCGGCACCCGCCCCCACCCCACGACTGTCGACCCTCGACCGGTGGCTGCCGGCCTGGATCGGTCTCGCGATGGTGGCCGGGCTGCTGCTCGGCCGGTTCGTTCCGGTGGTCGGGGACGCCCTGCAGGCCGTGCAGGTCGGCGGGATCTCGGTGCCCATCGCGCTCGGGCTGCTGGTGATGATGTACCCGGTGCTGGCCAAGGTCCGCTACGACCGCGTCGGCACCGTCACGGGCGACACGCGCCTGCTGGTCAGCTCGCTGGTGCTCAACTGGGTCGTCGGCCCGGTGCTGATGTTCGCGCTCGCCTGGCTCCTGCTGCCGGACCTGGCCGAGTACCGCACCGGCCTGATCATCGTCGGGCTCGCCCGATGCATCGCCATGGTGGTCATCTGGAACGACCTGGCCTGCGGCGACCGCGACGCCGCCGCGGTGCTCGTCGCCCTGAACTCGGTGTTCCAGGTGGTCGCCTTCTCGGTGCTCGGCTACTTCTACCTGACGGTCCTGCCCGGTTGGCTCGGCCTGGACACCCAGGGGCTGGACGTCTCGATGGGCCAGATCGCGCTCAACGTCCTCGTCTTCCTCGGGATCCCGCTGGCGGCCGGGTTCGCGTCCCGCTGGATCGGTGAGCGCCGCCGCGGACGCGACTGGTACGAGTCGGTCTTCGTGCCGCGGGTCGGGCCGTGGGCGCTGTACGGGCTGCTGTTCACGATCGTCCTGCTGTTCGCGCTGCAGGGTGACGCGATCGCGCGCAACCCGCTCGACGTCGTGCGCATCGCCGTCCCGCTGCTCGCCTACTTCGCGCTCATGTGGAGCGTCGGCATGGTGGTGGGCCGGGTGCTCGACCTCGGGTACGCCCGGTCGACGACGCTCGCCTTCACCGCCGCCGGCAACAACTTCGAGCTCGCGATCGCGGTGGCCATCGGCACGTTCGGCGCCGCGTCCGGCCAGGCCCTCGCGGGCGTCGTCGGCCCGCTGATCGAGGTGCCCGTCCTGGTCGGACTCGTGTACGTCTCGCTCTGGCTCGCCCGCCGTTGGCCCACCCCGAGGAGTCGGTCGTGA
- a CDS encoding metalloregulator ArsR/SmtB family transcription factor, protein MSAPAADHVARALKALADPLRLRALSLIASSPTREACVCDISELTDVSQPTVSHHLKVLKDVGLVTAERRGTWVYYRISPEYSGAVRSLLESFAPATVPLGAVPTEGIADLDHMLDRLAADLGPRFPEISTKRVRDVVRDSATALARTAGLTTHLVVLTERFARQRLEDLARIDGRSAVPHVLFVCVANAGRSQLAAALLEHYAGESVVVRSAGSAPAATVHPPVQASLDELGADAFPKPLTDDAVRAADVVITMGCGDVCPTYPGIRYEDWAVGDPALASPEGVAAIRADIDTRVRTLLASLHSPGES, encoded by the coding sequence ATGAGCGCACCCGCCGCCGACCACGTGGCGCGCGCGCTCAAGGCCCTGGCCGACCCGCTGCGCCTGCGGGCGCTGTCCCTGATCGCGTCGTCGCCCACGCGCGAGGCGTGCGTCTGTGACATCAGCGAGCTGACCGACGTGTCCCAGCCGACCGTGTCCCACCACCTCAAGGTCCTCAAGGACGTCGGCCTGGTCACCGCCGAGCGGCGCGGCACCTGGGTGTACTACCGGATCAGCCCCGAGTACTCCGGGGCGGTCCGGTCGCTCCTGGAGTCGTTCGCCCCGGCGACCGTGCCGCTGGGTGCAGTCCCCACAGAGGGCATCGCCGACCTCGACCACATGCTCGACCGCCTCGCCGCCGACCTCGGCCCACGCTTCCCGGAGATCTCCACCAAACGGGTCCGGGACGTCGTGCGGGACTCGGCGACCGCGCTGGCCCGGACCGCCGGCCTCACCACGCACCTCGTCGTCCTCACCGAGCGGTTCGCCCGGCAGAGGCTGGAGGACCTCGCGCGCATCGACGGCCGGTCCGCGGTGCCCCACGTGCTGTTCGTCTGCGTCGCCAACGCGGGCAGGTCCCAGCTGGCCGCCGCCCTGCTGGAGCACTACGCGGGGGAGTCGGTCGTCGTGCGCTCCGCGGGCTCCGCGCCCGCCGCCACGGTGCATCCCCCGGTGCAGGCCTCGCTGGACGAGCTCGGCGCCGACGCGTTCCCCAAGCCGCTCACCGACGATGCCGTCCGCGCCGCTGACGTCGTGATCACGATGGGCTGCGGCGACGTCTGCCCCACCTACCCCGGGATCCGCTACGAGGACTGGGCCGTCGGCGACCCCGCGCTGGCCAGCCCGGAGGGCGTCGCCGCCATCCGCGCCGACATCGACACCCGCGTCCGCACCCTGCTCGCGTCCCTGCACTCACCTGGAGAGTCATGA
- a CDS encoding GNAT family N-acetyltransferase translates to MKVSLSPWSTADSAALAAAVQESPELAVQLGDVLETSGAARGYIEHYLTDDDDETVAFAIRVDGLAVGHVALSHVDRRHDSAWASYWVTASLRRRGLATRALATVAAHGFETLGLFRLELGHRVNNPASCRVATGAGFSAEGIERSKLRYGSDRYDVETHARLTTDPAPRVALLPVLRSAPPAR, encoded by the coding sequence GTGAAGGTCTCCTTGTCCCCCTGGTCGACCGCCGACTCCGCCGCCCTGGCTGCCGCCGTGCAGGAGAGCCCCGAGCTCGCTGTCCAGCTCGGCGACGTCCTGGAGACGTCCGGGGCCGCCCGCGGCTACATCGAGCACTACCTCACGGACGACGACGACGAGACGGTCGCGTTCGCCATCCGTGTCGACGGCCTCGCCGTCGGCCACGTGGCACTGAGCCACGTCGACCGGCGGCACGACTCGGCGTGGGCGTCGTACTGGGTCACGGCCAGCCTGCGCCGCCGCGGCCTGGCCACCCGGGCACTGGCCACCGTCGCCGCGCACGGGTTCGAGACCCTCGGCCTGTTCCGGCTCGAGCTCGGGCACCGGGTGAACAACCCGGCGTCCTGCCGGGTCGCCACCGGCGCCGGCTTCTCCGCCGAGGGGATCGAGCGGTCGAAGCTCCGCTACGGCAGTGACCGGTACGACGTCGAGACGCATGCCCGGCTGACCACCGACCCCGCGCCGCGGGTCGCCCTCCTGCCCGTGCTCAGATCGGCCCCGCCCGCGCGCTGA